Proteins encoded within one genomic window of Dyadobacter chenhuakuii:
- a CDS encoding tetratricopeptide repeat protein, with protein MKEFFFWKVWSPSERRMTVGAFLVLVLALVFFAIKSIDPLGNVIRWNVVSELSETTAVVDVLQIGEWQYGISTPSHLVTESFMASVMETDFLSVALFWIFSLIGLIILLAALTTMSRFWYLAGTIVFILFLAFSRLETLGAFADANRALFMIAVILYGGVTYYFHAFRPDFGIGRRILGVGAVTVLLTVLIGFLAKTPFPALTAASYSFPFWLLITILFLLVSATEIIAGLVWLSTSGSVSKGKSGLVNFLVISILYLTLLLLLYLRNTKQIDFDATLISPAFLALASGILGIWGFRRRADSTDGIIPFRSTGFWLYIGMFIIAVSFAGYMSATANDPVLETLEDVVVQGQLAMSVLFLFYVLINFYPLFQQKLAVYKVLYKPMRFGLTQTRLFGFTILIVLFSIQRLLPVNQAIAGYFNGLGDLHAKTEEFTLSEQYYKLAVQQEFQNHKSNYALASLALRQGDRNAAAFYFRQSLLKNPSPQAYSGLTGILVQENLFFDAVYSLQEGIRTFPQSGELLNNLGMLYYKTNVADSAYYYLAKAEETTKRAEIPATNLLAILAKNTDSGLLDSLASASEKRDYLSWQANWLAVQNLRQNFSKETFNKNAVPADSLLSVSSFAYLLSYAVNQAKQDSTPARLLPELAAKNPVLSQDLSLASLYSQFYSGDKLKALETLTGWADEDGEQSDLYHKILGHWLLQLGLYDKAIETLSVVEGVEGTIGMAVANALADKKEVAVILLDKIQDKEQSAAIEKLKQTLFSGVKPKSLSDSLYLVAQKSPSDRNFNNAVQVNPFDERVVSSASAHFRQKKQTAKAYKLVLNALRYNEYAPQLWAQYAYLSLEQGLIGQGNEGEEKVRQYALPADYQQFMSRYQPMRALIEKQRAEFQ; from the coding sequence ATGAAGGAGTTTTTTTTCTGGAAGGTTTGGTCGCCGTCAGAGCGGAGGATGACGGTGGGGGCTTTCCTGGTTTTGGTTTTGGCGCTGGTGTTTTTTGCGATCAAAAGCATTGATCCGCTGGGGAATGTGATCCGGTGGAATGTGGTGAGCGAGCTTTCCGAGACGACTGCGGTGGTGGATGTGCTGCAGATCGGGGAGTGGCAATATGGGATCTCGACGCCTTCGCATTTGGTGACGGAGAGCTTCATGGCTTCGGTAATGGAAACGGATTTTTTGTCTGTTGCGCTGTTTTGGATTTTTTCTTTGATTGGATTAATAATTCTCCTGGCTGCCCTGACGACCATGTCGCGATTTTGGTATCTGGCAGGCACCATTGTATTTATCCTGTTTCTGGCATTTTCAAGACTGGAAACATTAGGCGCATTCGCGGATGCCAACCGGGCGCTTTTTATGATCGCTGTAATTTTATATGGCGGCGTAACTTACTATTTTCATGCATTCAGGCCGGATTTTGGCATTGGAAGACGGATTTTAGGTGTGGGAGCGGTGACTGTTCTTCTTACAGTTCTTATTGGTTTTTTAGCTAAAACTCCATTTCCTGCTTTAACCGCAGCTTCTTACTCATTTCCTTTCTGGCTGCTCATTACCATTCTCTTTTTGCTTGTTTCTGCCACGGAAATCATTGCAGGATTAGTGTGGCTGAGCACGAGCGGTTCTGTTTCCAAAGGAAAATCCGGATTGGTTAATTTCTTAGTGATCAGCATTCTGTATCTGACATTGCTGCTTTTGCTATATCTGAGAAATACGAAGCAGATTGATTTTGATGCGACATTGATCAGTCCGGCCTTTCTGGCATTGGCATCCGGGATTCTGGGAATTTGGGGTTTCCGGCGTCGTGCCGATTCTACGGATGGCATTATTCCGTTCCGCAGCACGGGTTTCTGGCTTTATATAGGCATGTTTATCATTGCAGTTTCGTTTGCAGGTTATATGTCGGCGACAGCCAATGATCCGGTTTTAGAGACATTGGAAGATGTCGTTGTGCAGGGTCAGCTTGCAATGAGCGTGCTCTTTTTGTTTTATGTGCTGATCAATTTTTATCCCCTTTTTCAGCAAAAACTGGCCGTCTACAAAGTGCTTTACAAGCCAATGCGATTCGGGCTTACGCAAACGCGTTTGTTTGGTTTCACCATCCTGATCGTGCTGTTTTCTATTCAAAGATTGCTGCCGGTTAACCAGGCAATTGCGGGTTATTTCAATGGATTAGGCGATTTGCATGCCAAAACGGAGGAGTTTACGCTTTCGGAGCAATATTATAAGCTCGCGGTTCAGCAGGAATTTCAAAACCATAAATCCAATTACGCCCTGGCGTCCCTTGCATTGCGGCAGGGCGACCGGAATGCGGCGGCTTTTTATTTCAGACAGTCATTGCTCAAAAATCCTTCGCCCCAGGCTTATTCGGGCTTAACGGGCATTCTGGTGCAGGAGAATCTGTTTTTTGATGCGGTTTATAGTTTACAGGAAGGCATCAGGACGTTTCCACAAAGCGGTGAGCTGCTGAATAACCTGGGCATGCTGTATTATAAAACCAATGTTGCCGATTCGGCTTACTATTATCTTGCAAAAGCAGAGGAAACAACCAAACGAGCTGAAATCCCGGCAACGAATCTGCTCGCTATTCTTGCCAAAAACACCGATTCCGGCTTGCTGGATTCGCTTGCCTCGGCGAGTGAAAAGCGCGATTATCTATCCTGGCAAGCCAATTGGCTCGCTGTGCAGAATCTGAGGCAAAATTTTTCAAAAGAAACATTCAACAAAAATGCAGTTCCGGCGGATTCGTTGCTGAGCGTTTCATCTTTTGCTTATTTATTGAGTTACGCGGTGAACCAGGCAAAACAAGACAGCACGCCAGCCAGATTATTGCCTGAACTGGCAGCGAAAAATCCAGTTCTTTCCCAGGATTTGAGCCTCGCTTCCTTGTATTCCCAATTTTACAGCGGCGACAAACTCAAAGCATTGGAGACATTAACAGGCTGGGCAGACGAAGACGGCGAACAAAGCGATTTATATCATAAAATATTAGGACACTGGCTTTTACAGCTCGGCCTTTACGACAAGGCAATTGAAACATTATCCGTAGTTGAAGGCGTTGAAGGGACCATTGGCATGGCTGTTGCGAACGCCTTAGCAGACAAAAAAGAGGTTGCCGTAATTCTTTTGGATAAAATTCAGGACAAAGAACAAAGTGCTGCGATTGAAAAACTGAAACAGACATTGTTCTCGGGTGTTAAGCCCAAATCGCTTTCGGATTCCTTGTATTTAGTTGCGCAAAAATCGCCTTCGGACAGGAATTTTAATAATGCAGTGCAGGTCAATCCTTTTGATGAAAGGGTTGTTTCCTCGGCTTCGGCGCATTTCCGGCAGAAAAAGCAGACTGCAAAGGCTTACAAACTGGTGCTGAATGCATTGCGATATAATGAATATGCGCCACAATTATGGGCACAATATGCGTATCTGAGTCTGGAACAAGGTTTGATCGGTCAGGGGAACGAAGGAGAGGAAAAGGTGAGGCAGTACGCATTGCCCGCCGATTATCAGCAATTTATGAGTCGCTATCAGCCTATGCGGGCACTTATCGAAAAACAACGGGCGGAATTTCAGTGA
- a CDS encoding DUF5615 family PIN-like protein: MNCKSSPPKVIWLTCGSTSKARLKEILSEKLAQALTLLQQTDLVEITGH; this comes from the coding sequence CTGAACTGTAAAAGCAGTCCCCCTAAAGTGATCTGGCTTACTTGCGGCAGCACTTCAAAAGCCAGACTCAAAGAGATTTTATCAGAAAAACTTGCGCAAGCGCTTACATTACTTCAACAAACTGATCTTGTCGAAATTACGGGACACTGA
- a CDS encoding DUF433 domain-containing protein, translating to MNKQLLERITFNPDQCGGKPCIRNMRIRVTDVIELLANGLSAEQIVTDELPDLEPEDITACLLYAALKLNHPVLQAA from the coding sequence ATGAATAAGCAACTTCTCGAAAGAATCACATTTAATCCCGACCAATGCGGTGGCAAACCATGCATTCGCAATATGCGTATCCGGGTTACAGATGTTATTGAGTTGCTGGCCAACGGACTTTCGGCCGAGCAGATTGTTACAGATGAGTTGCCGGACCTTGAACCGGAAGACATTACTGCTTGCCTGCTTTACGCTGCATTAAAATTGAACCATCCCGTTTTGCAAGCCGCTTAA
- the atpD gene encoding F0F1 ATP synthase subunit beta — MANATNIGKITQVIGPVVDVSFEESGSIPSILDALEVIKSNGQRVVLECQQHLGEDRIRTIAMDSTEGMQRGMTVTPLGSPIRMPIGEGIKGRLFNVIGEAIDGLTPLDNSNGISIHRSAPKFEDLATSTEILFTGIKVIDLLAPYVKGGKIGLFGGAGVGKTVLIQELINNIAKAYAGLSVFAGVGERTREGNDLMREMIEAGIIKYGDEFKHSMEEGGWDISKVDYNTLKDSQATFVFGQMNEPPGARARVALSGLTMAEYFRDGDGEGQGRDILFFIDNIFRFTQAGSEVSALLGRMPSAVGYQPTLATEMGQMQERITSTKRGSITSVQAVYVPADDLTDPAPATTFAHLDATTVLSRKVSEKGIYPAVDPLDSASRILNAETLGAAHYDCAQRVKNILQRYKELQDIIAILGMEELSDEDKLVVSRARRVERFLSQPFFVAEQFTGLKGTLVDINDTIKGFNLIMDGSYDHLPEMAFNLVGTIEDAQAKGEKMLAEATR, encoded by the coding sequence ATGGCAAACGCGACAAACATAGGAAAAATTACGCAGGTAATTGGCCCGGTTGTAGACGTATCATTTGAGGAAAGCGGAAGTATTCCGTCGATCCTTGATGCGTTAGAAGTCATCAAATCAAATGGTCAGCGAGTAGTTCTTGAGTGTCAACAGCACTTGGGTGAAGACCGGATCCGCACCATCGCGATGGATAGTACCGAAGGGATGCAACGCGGCATGACGGTGACACCACTGGGATCTCCGATTAGAATGCCGATCGGCGAAGGAATCAAAGGTCGTCTGTTCAACGTAATCGGTGAAGCGATCGACGGACTTACACCGCTTGACAATTCGAATGGTATCTCCATTCACCGCTCAGCTCCTAAATTTGAAGATCTTGCAACGTCTACCGAAATCCTTTTCACGGGGATTAAAGTGATTGACTTGCTTGCGCCTTATGTAAAAGGAGGTAAAATTGGTCTTTTCGGTGGTGCCGGTGTTGGTAAAACCGTTTTGATCCAGGAATTGATCAACAACATTGCAAAAGCATACGCGGGTCTTTCCGTATTTGCAGGTGTTGGAGAGCGTACCCGTGAGGGAAATGACCTGATGCGTGAAATGATCGAAGCCGGTATCATTAAATACGGCGACGAATTTAAACACAGCATGGAAGAAGGCGGCTGGGACATTTCAAAAGTGGATTATAACACATTGAAAGACTCACAAGCAACTTTCGTTTTCGGACAAATGAACGAACCTCCTGGCGCACGTGCTCGTGTGGCGCTTTCAGGATTGACAATGGCTGAGTATTTCCGTGATGGAGATGGCGAAGGTCAGGGTCGTGATATTCTTTTCTTTATTGACAACATTTTCCGCTTTACACAAGCTGGTTCTGAGGTGTCTGCGCTTTTGGGACGTATGCCTTCTGCGGTAGGTTACCAGCCAACGTTGGCGACGGAAATGGGTCAGATGCAGGAACGCATTACATCTACAAAGCGCGGTTCAATCACATCTGTACAAGCAGTTTACGTGCCTGCGGATGACTTGACTGACCCTGCTCCTGCAACAACATTTGCTCACTTGGACGCAACGACTGTACTAAGCCGTAAAGTTTCTGAAAAAGGAATTTACCCAGCGGTGGATCCACTCGATTCAGCTTCAAGGATCTTGAACGCAGAAACATTAGGTGCAGCCCATTACGATTGCGCACAGCGTGTTAAGAACATTCTTCAGCGTTACAAAGAATTGCAGGATATCATTGCGATCCTTGGTATGGAAGAACTTTCTGACGAAGATAAGCTTGTCGTTTCACGCGCCCGTCGTGTTGAGCGTTTCTTGTCTCAGCCATTCTTTGTTGCAGAGCAGTTCACAGGTTTGAAAGGAACATTGGTTGACATTAACGACACGATCAAAGGTTTCAACCTGATCATGGATGGCAGCTATGACCACCTTCCTGAAATGGCTTTCAACCTGGTTGGAACTATTGAAGATGCGCAGGCAAAAGGAGAAAAAATGCTTGCAGAAGCAACGAGATAA
- the atpC gene encoding ATP synthase F1 subunit epsilon, with translation MHLEIITPDKKVFAGEANAVTLPGTEGQFQVLNRHAPLVSTLGKGDVVVEAGGVKQSYLIDGGVVEVLNNQVLVLAEAVL, from the coding sequence ATGCATTTAGAAATCATCACCCCAGATAAAAAAGTGTTTGCCGGAGAGGCAAATGCCGTTACATTACCGGGTACTGAAGGACAGTTTCAGGTTTTAAACCGTCACGCACCATTGGTTAGCACGCTGGGCAAAGGTGATGTGGTTGTGGAAGCCGGTGGCGTAAAGCAATCCTATCTGATCGACGGCGGCGTCGTAGAAGTGCTTAATAATCAGGTACTAGTACTCGCTGAGGCTGTTTTGTAA
- a CDS encoding APC family permease → MQQPAAKNELFKILGVGFGVAVTVGGTIGTGILRKPGPIAEQLGDYWLIMGLWAAVSLYAFLGTLCTIELGTSMPKAGAWYIYAQRAFGNYAGFVVGINSWLGTCSALGFGVYTMSEYLALLIPAFVGYEPYVAASMLLILTGIHWIGLALASSFQNIMSVLKGLGLFIFVAVCFIYGDEVTAEQAQLTTSKIVETGSWIAPVIFSLQAIFYTYDGWHTAAYFSEEDRDPTKNLPRSMIGGVLLIIIIYLLCNLAILHVLPMNELSQSKLAAADSIRLIFGEGSGKIVTLFLMISILGIVNAQLLFNPRVLYSMSRDGLFFWGGTAVNKGGTPAVAMLITSAVAITLILIGKDATEKLSDIATFFFVLGYTSGFASLLALRKKEPELPRPWKVPAYPILPIIMLILSIAFLVGAVIQDLASTQYALLFLVISYPAYLLVSRLNR, encoded by the coding sequence ATGCAGCAACCGGCAGCCAAAAATGAACTTTTCAAAATCCTTGGCGTCGGTTTTGGCGTTGCAGTCACCGTTGGCGGCACCATAGGGACGGGAATTCTCAGAAAACCGGGTCCTATTGCGGAGCAACTGGGCGATTACTGGCTCATTATGGGATTGTGGGCCGCAGTGAGTTTATATGCTTTTCTGGGAACATTGTGCACGATCGAGCTGGGCACTTCTATGCCCAAAGCCGGCGCTTGGTACATTTATGCGCAACGGGCTTTTGGCAACTACGCAGGCTTCGTTGTCGGGATAAATAGCTGGCTGGGAACGTGTTCGGCATTGGGCTTCGGCGTTTATACCATGAGCGAATATCTTGCATTGCTTATTCCCGCATTTGTTGGCTATGAACCTTATGTAGCGGCTAGTATGCTCCTGATCCTGACCGGCATACATTGGATCGGGCTGGCATTGGCGAGCAGTTTCCAAAACATTATGAGTGTGCTCAAAGGGCTTGGATTGTTCATTTTTGTGGCAGTATGCTTCATCTATGGCGACGAAGTTACCGCCGAGCAGGCGCAGTTGACGACGAGCAAAATCGTCGAAACGGGCAGCTGGATTGCACCCGTTATATTCTCGTTGCAGGCGATCTTTTACACCTATGACGGCTGGCATACGGCTGCATACTTTTCAGAAGAAGACCGCGACCCGACGAAAAATTTGCCGCGTTCCATGATCGGCGGCGTCTTGCTGATCATTATCATTTATCTGCTTTGTAACCTGGCCATTTTGCATGTCCTGCCCATGAATGAATTGTCGCAGTCCAAGCTCGCAGCGGCGGATTCTATCCGGTTAATTTTTGGAGAGGGTTCAGGAAAGATTGTCACGTTATTTTTGATGATATCCATTTTGGGGATAGTGAATGCACAGTTGCTGTTCAATCCGCGTGTGTTGTATTCCATGAGTCGTGACGGGCTCTTTTTCTGGGGAGGAACGGCGGTAAACAAAGGCGGGACGCCGGCCGTCGCGATGCTGATCACTTCCGCAGTTGCTATCACGCTGATCCTCATCGGCAAAGACGCCACCGAAAAGCTTTCCGACATTGCGACGTTCTTTTTTGTGCTCGGCTACACCTCCGGATTTGCCTCATTGCTTGCGCTGCGTAAAAAGGAACCGGAGTTGCCAAGGCCATGGAAAGTGCCCGCCTACCCTATCCTGCCCATTATTATGCTGATCTTATCCATTGCATTCCTGGTCGGAGCGGTCATTCAGGATCTTGCCAGCACGCAGTATGCATTATTATTTCTTGTGATCAGCTATCCGGCTTACTTGCTGGTCAGCCGCCTGAACCGTTAA
- a CDS encoding TonB-dependent receptor plug domain-containing protein: protein MPWTNNTVKKCLIPAFLLLLTGFQWLDDDFTQRVAARLSNYRTVFPQEKAYLHLDKPYYVTGDTLWFKSYLVEGSLHLADSASNLLYVDLIEHSTGKNVALRRVQLSGGIGHGEIVLADSIGQGAYTIRAYTNWMRNFSEDYFFQKDIYLFDPETVSQPAAAGGLDLKFFPEGGQLVAGVNTRVAFKALAGNGLGQDVNGFILNKSNDTVAFYTSSHLGMGRFAFEPKSGEVYSAFVKAKDGQVSRFDFPKVMESGYTMVVDNLSSPLKMRVIVYGVLPGKSESLIHIVGHARGIVAFVAKGKVTSKGLMLNLPTTGLPDGITHLTLFDEQNKPVSERLVFINHDRNLKVSISPGKTAYKPREKAEIEISVTDSAGKPVETNLSVAVTDAGQILQQPYDETIASYLLLSSDLKGFIEQPSYYFDPNKTEKKIHMDMLMMTQGWSRFLWEDVLTDSLAAPQRFVEQGITLEGEVKRNNKKLSEKVKLSMYLSNDSLNTFLTAETDPNGRFGVYNLVFTDSLKIRLQGMNKKGNASLSFRLDPYAAPKATLVKAPFYPVTVDAKQLLEYLKRAEQDQEIARKIRESRERLLQEVTIKGKKEVQRDSRKIYGSADASIKVTNQMASAGRSILDILAGRVAGVQVVGSGINASVYIRGNRGEPLFVLDGMPVDKDMISSLNTFDVESIDVLKGPGAAIFGSRGGNGVISILTKRGNENYDYSQDIVPGVLVSKIAGFNVPKEFYAPKYEVSKQQSTTPDYRSTLFWAPMLRTNKDGKVKFEYFNTDAVTNIDIRADALSLSGTPGSGKATYAVD from the coding sequence ATGCCATGGACAAACAACACCGTAAAGAAATGCCTCATTCCTGCTTTTTTGTTGCTATTGACTGGTTTTCAATGGCTTGATGATGATTTTACACAACGGGTAGCAGCCAGGTTATCGAATTACAGGACAGTGTTTCCGCAAGAAAAGGCATATCTGCACCTGGACAAACCCTATTATGTGACGGGCGACACGTTGTGGTTTAAGAGTTATTTGGTGGAAGGCTCGCTCCACCTTGCCGATAGCGCGAGTAACCTGCTATATGTGGATCTGATTGAACACAGCACCGGCAAAAATGTAGCACTGAGGCGGGTTCAGCTCTCAGGTGGGATTGGGCATGGTGAAATTGTGTTAGCTGATTCCATCGGACAGGGCGCATATACGATCCGCGCTTATACGAACTGGATGCGAAATTTTTCAGAGGATTATTTTTTTCAAAAAGACATTTATCTGTTCGATCCCGAGACCGTTTCGCAGCCTGCCGCGGCTGGCGGTTTGGACTTGAAATTTTTCCCGGAGGGTGGCCAGCTGGTGGCAGGAGTCAATACGCGGGTTGCTTTCAAAGCATTGGCTGGAAATGGTTTAGGTCAGGATGTAAATGGTTTTATTTTAAATAAAAGCAATGATACGGTCGCTTTCTATACAAGCAGTCATCTTGGAATGGGGCGTTTTGCATTTGAGCCGAAGTCGGGGGAAGTTTATAGTGCATTTGTAAAAGCGAAGGATGGCCAGGTTTCGCGTTTTGATTTTCCGAAAGTGATGGAAAGCGGTTACACAATGGTGGTCGACAATCTTTCCAGCCCTTTAAAAATGCGTGTAATTGTGTACGGTGTGTTGCCAGGGAAATCAGAATCCCTGATCCACATTGTAGGACACGCGCGCGGCATTGTTGCCTTTGTGGCCAAAGGAAAAGTTACATCCAAAGGCCTGATGTTGAACCTTCCTACAACGGGCCTACCGGATGGCATCACACATTTGACATTGTTTGATGAACAAAATAAGCCGGTAAGTGAAAGGCTTGTTTTCATTAATCACGACAGGAATCTGAAAGTCAGTATTTCGCCTGGCAAAACGGCCTATAAGCCTCGGGAAAAAGCGGAAATTGAGATTTCCGTGACAGATTCGGCTGGTAAGCCTGTTGAAACAAACCTTTCCGTGGCCGTTACTGATGCAGGACAGATTTTGCAACAGCCTTATGATGAAACCATTGCTTCTTATCTTCTGCTTTCGTCCGATCTGAAAGGTTTTATTGAACAACCGTCTTACTATTTTGATCCGAACAAAACGGAAAAAAAGATCCATATGGATATGCTGATGATGACGCAAGGTTGGAGCCGTTTTTTGTGGGAAGATGTTTTAACTGATTCGCTTGCTGCGCCGCAACGTTTTGTTGAACAAGGCATTACACTGGAAGGAGAAGTGAAGCGAAATAATAAAAAGCTGAGCGAAAAAGTAAAGTTGTCAATGTATCTCAGTAATGATAGCCTGAACACGTTCCTGACCGCCGAAACAGATCCAAACGGTCGCTTTGGGGTTTATAACCTCGTTTTTACAGATTCATTGAAAATCCGTTTGCAGGGAATGAACAAGAAAGGGAATGCCAGCCTCTCCTTTCGCCTCGACCCTTATGCTGCGCCTAAGGCAACATTAGTAAAAGCACCTTTTTATCCCGTTACCGTGGATGCAAAACAGCTTTTGGAATACCTGAAAAGGGCCGAGCAAGACCAGGAAATAGCCCGAAAAATCAGGGAAAGCCGGGAACGCTTATTGCAGGAAGTAACCATTAAGGGCAAAAAAGAAGTGCAGCGGGATTCCAGGAAAATTTACGGCTCCGCAGACGCTTCTATAAAAGTTACCAACCAAATGGCATCCGCAGGGCGAAGTATTCTGGACATTCTTGCGGGCCGCGTGGCTGGGGTTCAGGTGGTTGGCTCAGGGATAAATGCTTCGGTGTACATTAGGGGCAATCGTGGAGAGCCATTGTTTGTGTTGGACGGAATGCCGGTGGACAAGGATATGATATCGAGCCTGAACACATTCGACGTGGAATCGATCGACGTTTTAAAAGGACCCGGTGCCGCTATTTTCGGAAGCCGCGGTGGCAACGGGGTGATTTCAATTTTGACCAAAAGAGGTAACGAGAATTACGATTACTCACAGGACATTGTCCCCGGTGTGCTGGTTTCGAAGATAGCCGGTTTTAATGTTCCCAAAGAATTTTATGCCCCGAAATATGAGGTTAGCAAGCAGCAGTCAACAACGCCGGATTACCGCTCTACCCTATTCTGGGCTCCCATGTTGAGAACGAACAAGGACGGCAAAGTTAAATTTGAATATTTTAATACAGATGCGGTGACAAATATTGATATCCGTGCGGATGCACTAAGCTTGTCTGGCACGCCTGGATCGGGAAAAGCAACCTATGCGGTTGATTAG
- a CDS encoding tetratricopeptide repeat protein: MRTAYIKWTLLICLIASVFVAPDAQAQRRGKAREKEVEKPEVTSARLEQESLAAEGMKFIMKDEPDRALPIFQKLVESSKNDPASHYLLATALVKLEKFEDAIVSAKKAYDLDKENIYYSQQLAELYAKRRKYSEAAVIYEKLLEKSPGNVQYGVELAAVYVFNDQFDKAIETYNVLEKSLGVTEEITHQKEQLYLRQNNLEKALAEAKKLIAAEPGEVSYLVELAEMLIANERIVEAVAPLEEALKVNPDEAQAHVLLADIYRRNGDVQKCNEELKLVFANPNLDADPKIRVLTGYLTMLKTDAEIVEAISLAKQLSETHPNESRTNVIYADLLMRQNKKAEARDLYAKAARIDGSVFQVWGAVLQLDGDLNQVDSMLVHSEKALELFPNQGIFWYSNGTAQLAKKNYKEALSAFEESLKLIGDKPEMIPVIHAQMGDAYNGLGDHEKSDAAYELSLKDNPNNDYVLNNYSYYLSLRGEKLDLALKMSEKLVQEHKNNPTYLDTHAWVLYVRKDYKKAKEFLERAMVDTSGVSGTIVEHYGDVLFKLGERDNAVAQWKKARSMGETTELLDKKIATGALHEQ; this comes from the coding sequence ATGAGGACTGCATATATAAAATGGACCCTGCTTATTTGCCTCATTGCGAGCGTCTTTGTCGCACCAGATGCGCAAGCGCAGCGGCGTGGTAAGGCACGTGAGAAAGAAGTCGAAAAACCCGAAGTAACGAGTGCCCGATTGGAGCAGGAATCGCTTGCTGCGGAAGGAATGAAGTTTATCATGAAGGATGAGCCGGATCGCGCACTTCCTATTTTTCAAAAACTCGTAGAAAGCAGTAAAAACGATCCCGCAAGTCATTATTTGCTGGCCACGGCGCTCGTAAAGCTGGAAAAGTTTGAAGATGCCATTGTTTCTGCTAAAAAAGCTTATGACCTCGATAAGGAGAATATTTACTATTCTCAGCAGCTTGCAGAGCTGTACGCAAAGCGCCGGAAATATTCGGAAGCTGCGGTGATTTACGAGAAATTACTGGAAAAGAGTCCCGGCAATGTGCAATATGGTGTAGAGCTTGCGGCGGTTTATGTATTTAATGATCAGTTCGATAAGGCGATTGAAACTTATAATGTGCTGGAAAAATCGCTGGGTGTGACCGAAGAGATTACGCACCAGAAAGAACAGCTTTATTTGAGACAGAATAATCTTGAAAAAGCGCTTGCAGAAGCCAAAAAACTAATAGCCGCCGAGCCGGGTGAAGTAAGTTATCTGGTGGAATTAGCTGAAATGTTGATCGCTAACGAGCGGATCGTGGAAGCGGTGGCTCCTCTTGAAGAAGCATTGAAAGTGAACCCGGATGAGGCGCAGGCGCATGTGCTGCTGGCAGACATCTACCGTAGGAATGGCGATGTTCAAAAGTGTAACGAAGAGTTAAAACTCGTTTTTGCAAACCCTAACCTTGACGCAGACCCCAAAATTCGCGTTCTGACAGGTTATTTGACCATGCTCAAAACCGATGCCGAAATTGTGGAAGCCATTTCACTTGCTAAACAGCTTTCTGAAACACACCCTAACGAATCCCGCACCAATGTAATCTATGCAGATCTGCTGATGCGCCAGAATAAAAAGGCGGAAGCACGTGATCTGTATGCCAAAGCTGCCCGAATCGACGGCTCCGTTTTTCAGGTTTGGGGCGCAGTTTTACAGCTGGATGGTGATCTGAATCAGGTTGATAGCATGCTGGTACATTCGGAAAAGGCTCTTGAACTTTTTCCAAACCAGGGGATCTTCTGGTATTCGAACGGCACTGCGCAATTGGCAAAGAAAAATTACAAAGAAGCGCTTTCTGCATTTGAAGAAAGCCTGAAACTGATCGGTGATAAGCCCGAAATGATCCCGGTTATCCATGCTCAGATGGGTGATGCTTACAATGGTTTGGGCGATCACGAGAAGTCGGATGCTGCTTATGAGCTTTCCTTAAAGGATAATCCGAACAATGATTACGTTTTAAATAATTACAGCTATTACTTGTCGCTGCGCGGTGAAAAGCTTGATCTGGCACTTAAAATGTCTGAAAAGCTGGTGCAGGAGCATAAGAATAATCCAACTTACCTGGACACGCATGCATGGGTGCTATATGTCCGTAAGGATTATAAAAAAGCGAAGGAGTTTCTGGAAAGAGCAATGGTAGATACAAGCGGCGTAAGTGGCACGATTGTTGAACATTATGGAGACGTACTTTTCAAACTCGGCGAACGCGACAATGCTGTTGCGCAATGGAAGAAAGCCAGAAGTATGGGAGAGACGACCGAACTTCTTGACAAAAAAATAGCAACAGGTGCATTACATGAGCAATAA